The proteins below come from a single Nocardioides eburneiflavus genomic window:
- the pdhA gene encoding pyruvate dehydrogenase (acetyl-transferring) E1 component subunit alpha has protein sequence MPDPVSFGPDLADVFGPSQTDGGPDLVQLLTPEGERVHHPEFDHDFSAEELRGLYRDMVLTRRIDVEATALQRHGELGIWAQLLGQEAAQIGAGRALRPQDYVFPTYREHGVAYCKGVDPLRLLGLFRGVDQGGWDPNENNFGLYTIVIGAQTLHATGYAMGMQRDGVVGTGDPDRDSAVIAHFGDGASSQGDVNEAFIFAASYNAPVVFFCQNNQWAISEPIERQTRIPLYQRALGFGFPGIRVDGNDVLATYAVTKAALQRAREGNGPSFVEAYTYRMGAHTTTDDPTRYRLNDELEHWKLKDPIERLKVYLRRNGLVDQEFFDDLDAEAKELGHHLREGCKALPDPKPLDQFGYVFSEMTDEIAAQRDEFAAYLASFEGSHS, from the coding sequence TTGCCCGATCCCGTGAGCTTCGGCCCCGACCTGGCGGACGTCTTCGGACCGTCCCAGACCGACGGTGGACCAGATCTCGTCCAGCTGCTGACGCCCGAGGGTGAGCGCGTCCACCACCCCGAGTTCGACCACGACTTCTCCGCCGAGGAGCTGCGCGGGCTCTACCGCGACATGGTCCTCACCCGGCGCATCGACGTCGAGGCCACCGCGCTCCAGCGCCACGGCGAGCTCGGCATCTGGGCCCAGCTGCTCGGCCAGGAGGCCGCGCAGATCGGCGCCGGCCGTGCCCTGCGCCCGCAGGACTACGTCTTCCCGACCTACCGCGAGCACGGCGTCGCCTACTGCAAGGGCGTCGACCCGCTCCGCCTGCTCGGCCTGTTCCGCGGCGTCGACCAGGGCGGCTGGGACCCCAACGAGAACAACTTCGGGCTCTACACGATCGTCATCGGCGCGCAGACCCTCCACGCCACCGGCTACGCCATGGGCATGCAGCGCGACGGCGTCGTCGGCACCGGCGACCCCGACCGCGACTCGGCCGTGATCGCCCACTTCGGCGACGGCGCGTCCTCGCAGGGCGACGTCAACGAGGCGTTCATCTTCGCCGCCTCCTACAACGCCCCCGTCGTGTTCTTCTGCCAGAACAACCAGTGGGCCATCTCCGAGCCGATCGAGCGCCAGACCCGCATCCCCCTCTACCAGCGTGCGCTGGGCTTCGGCTTCCCGGGCATCCGCGTCGACGGCAACGACGTGCTCGCGACGTACGCCGTGACGAAGGCTGCGCTCCAGCGGGCGCGCGAGGGCAACGGCCCGTCGTTCGTCGAGGCGTACACCTATCGCATGGGCGCGCACACCACGACCGACGACCCGACGCGCTACCGCCTCAACGACGAGCTCGAGCACTGGAAGCTGAAGGACCCGATCGAGCGGCTCAAGGTCTACCTGCGCCGCAACGGCCTGGTCGACCAGGAGTTCTTCGACGACCTCGACGCCGAGGCCAAGGAGCTGGGCCACCACCTCCGCGAGGGCTGCAAGGCGCTGCCCGACCCCAAGCCGCTCGACCAGTTCGGCTACGTCTTCAGCGAGATGACCGACGAGATCGCCGCCCAGCGCGACGAGTTCGCCGCCTACCTCGCTTCGTTCGAGGGGAGCCACTCGTGA
- a CDS encoding alpha-ketoacid dehydrogenase subunit beta — MSTQKITLAKGLNMGLRKAMEDDDKVLLMGEDVGKLGGVFRITDGLQKDFGEDRVIDSPLAESGIVGTAVGMALRGYRPVVEIQFDGFVYPAYDQIVCQVAKYTYRSQGKVKMPIVIRIPFGGGIGAVEHHSESPEAQFAHTPGLKVVACSNPVDGYWMIQQAIAHDDPVIFLEPKRQYHADKAELDESATPEPLFTSRVVRPGSDATVLAYGPTVKTALKCAEAAESEGRSLEVIDLRTLSPLDMAPVYESVRRTGRCVVTHEAHVNLGMGAELAARVTEQCFYSLEAPVLRVGAFDTPYPPSRIEEEYLPDLDRVLDAVDRTFTF, encoded by the coding sequence GTGAGCACGCAGAAGATCACTCTCGCCAAGGGCCTCAACATGGGTCTGCGCAAGGCGATGGAGGACGACGACAAGGTCCTGCTGATGGGCGAGGACGTCGGCAAGCTCGGCGGCGTCTTCCGCATCACCGACGGCCTACAGAAGGACTTCGGCGAGGACCGCGTCATCGACAGCCCGCTCGCGGAGTCCGGCATCGTCGGCACCGCGGTCGGCATGGCGCTGCGCGGCTACCGCCCCGTCGTGGAGATCCAGTTCGACGGCTTCGTCTACCCCGCCTACGACCAGATCGTGTGCCAGGTCGCGAAGTACACCTACCGCTCGCAGGGCAAGGTGAAGATGCCGATCGTCATCCGCATCCCCTTCGGCGGCGGCATCGGCGCGGTCGAGCACCACTCGGAGTCCCCGGAGGCGCAGTTCGCGCACACGCCCGGCCTCAAGGTCGTGGCCTGCTCCAACCCCGTCGACGGCTACTGGATGATCCAGCAGGCCATCGCCCACGACGACCCGGTCATCTTCCTCGAGCCCAAGCGCCAGTACCACGCCGACAAGGCCGAGCTCGACGAGTCCGCGACGCCTGAGCCGCTCTTCACCTCGCGCGTCGTGCGTCCGGGCTCCGACGCGACGGTGCTCGCCTACGGCCCGACGGTCAAGACCGCGCTCAAGTGCGCCGAGGCGGCCGAGTCCGAGGGCCGCAGCCTCGAGGTCATCGACCTGCGCACGCTGTCCCCGCTCGACATGGCCCCGGTCTACGAGTCCGTACGCCGCACCGGCCGCTGCGTGGTCACGCACGAGGCGCACGTGAACCTCGGCATGGGCGCCGAGCTCGCCGCCCGGGTCACCGAGCAGTGCTTCTACTCCCTCGAGGCCCCGGTCCTGCGCGTCGGTGCCTTCGACACGCCCTACCCGCCGTCGCGGATCGAGGAGGAGTACCTCCCCGACCTCGACCGGGTGCTGGACGCCGTCGACCGCACCTTCACCTTCTAG
- a CDS encoding dihydrolipoamide acetyltransferase family protein, which produces MSEFLLPDVGEGLTEAEIVAWKVKVGDTVEINDVIVEIETAKSLVELPSPFEGTVLALLVPEGETIPVGTPIISIGAEGEAPAPTAPAEQTESDPYLGMAEKAGAAEAAAQADPADIDLSNPAASGSMEGASLVGRIKAERGPMRRARRGSASPSTVAGSQTQMQVQGAFSPGGAQSDEVMPADESPVPATDQRPAPAAAPAEALVPAAAQDPGVVRTLAKPPVRKLAKDLGVDLSTLVGSGPSGSITRDDVQGAANGSAGRTAAPAAAAPAAVAAAPGERETREPIKGVRKMMATAMSQSAFTSPHVTEWITVDVTAAMQLVARLKKRSEFKDTRVSPLLVLARAVILAMKRTPEINSYWDEDAQEVVYKHYVNLGIAAATPRGLVVPNVKDADSMSMTELAAALGELTATAREGKTQPAEMSGGTFTITNVGVFGVDAGTPIINPGESAILCFGAINKRPWVDEETGEIVVRDVTTLALSFDHRHIDGEKGSRFLADVAGMLSDPGTALLF; this is translated from the coding sequence ATGTCCGAATTCCTCCTCCCCGACGTCGGCGAGGGCCTCACCGAGGCCGAGATCGTGGCCTGGAAGGTCAAGGTCGGCGACACCGTCGAGATCAACGACGTGATCGTCGAGATCGAGACCGCCAAGTCGCTCGTCGAGCTGCCCTCGCCCTTCGAGGGCACCGTCCTCGCGTTGCTGGTTCCCGAGGGCGAGACCATCCCGGTCGGCACCCCGATCATCTCGATCGGCGCCGAGGGCGAGGCGCCCGCCCCGACCGCGCCCGCCGAGCAGACCGAGTCCGACCCCTACCTGGGCATGGCCGAGAAGGCCGGTGCCGCCGAGGCTGCGGCCCAGGCCGACCCGGCCGACATCGACCTGTCCAACCCGGCGGCGTCCGGGTCGATGGAGGGGGCGTCCCTCGTCGGCCGGATCAAGGCCGAGCGCGGCCCGATGCGCCGTGCGCGTCGCGGCTCGGCCTCGCCGAGCACCGTCGCGGGCAGCCAGACCCAGATGCAGGTGCAGGGTGCGTTCTCGCCCGGCGGCGCCCAATCCGACGAGGTCATGCCCGCCGACGAGTCGCCGGTGCCGGCCACCGACCAGCGTCCGGCCCCCGCGGCCGCGCCGGCGGAGGCCCTCGTACCTGCCGCCGCGCAGGACCCGGGAGTCGTACGCACCCTCGCCAAGCCCCCGGTCCGCAAGCTCGCCAAGGACCTCGGCGTCGACCTGTCGACGCTCGTCGGGTCGGGCCCGTCCGGCTCGATCACCCGCGACGACGTCCAGGGCGCCGCCAACGGCTCGGCCGGTCGTACGGCTGCACCGGCCGCTGCCGCTCCCGCTGCCGTCGCCGCCGCTCCCGGCGAGCGCGAGACCCGCGAGCCGATCAAGGGCGTGCGCAAGATGATGGCGACGGCGATGAGCCAGTCGGCCTTCACCAGCCCGCACGTCACCGAGTGGATCACCGTCGACGTCACCGCGGCGATGCAGCTCGTGGCCCGCCTCAAGAAGCGCTCGGAGTTCAAGGACACCCGGGTCAGCCCGCTGCTCGTCCTGGCCCGCGCCGTGATCCTCGCGATGAAGCGCACCCCGGAGATCAACTCCTACTGGGACGAGGACGCGCAGGAGGTCGTCTACAAGCACTACGTCAACCTCGGCATCGCGGCCGCCACGCCGCGCGGCCTGGTGGTGCCCAACGTCAAGGACGCCGACTCGATGTCGATGACCGAGCTGGCGGCGGCGCTCGGCGAGCTCACCGCGACCGCGCGCGAGGGGAAGACGCAGCCGGCCGAGATGTCCGGCGGCACCTTCACGATCACCAACGTCGGTGTCTTCGGCGTCGACGCCGGCACCCCGATCATCAACCCGGGCGAGTCCGCGATCCTGTGCTTCGGCGCCATCAACAAGCGGCCGTGGGTCGACGAGGAGACCGGCGAGATCGTCGTGCGCGACGTGACGACGCTGGCGCTGTCCTTCGACCACCGCCACATCGACGGCGAGAAGGGCTCACGCTTCCTCGCCGACGTGGCGGGGATGCTCAGCGACCCGGGGACCGCGCTCCTGTTCTGA
- a CDS encoding NAD-dependent epimerase/dehydratase family protein — MRLLVLGGTRFLSREAAAQAVTRGWDVTCACRGTSGTVPDGATHLRWDRTDDVPAEVSSGTWDAVVDVARHPSQVRRAVAATAQAHWVFVSTISVYADNGSSAMEPLLDPVEEDVDLAVDPEAYGGMKVACEQAVQATADSAVVARPGLIVGPGDPTGRFAYWPQRLARGGEVLAPGRPDDVVQVIDVRDLAAWLLDLAESRTTGTYDAVGDPVPLGELLAHTAAGVGAGYPRLTWVDSEFLEAQGVVPWMGEGSLPLWLPRPEYDGMLAHAPGPAVAAGLRPRPLADTAPGCLDSPVTALSPEREAEVLAAWHAR; from the coding sequence ATGCGACTGCTCGTCCTCGGTGGGACCCGGTTCCTCTCCCGCGAGGCGGCCGCCCAGGCCGTCACCCGCGGCTGGGACGTCACCTGCGCCTGCCGGGGCACCTCCGGCACCGTCCCCGACGGCGCCACGCACCTGCGGTGGGACCGTACGGACGACGTGCCCGCGGAGGTCTCCTCGGGCACGTGGGACGCGGTGGTCGACGTCGCGCGGCACCCCTCGCAGGTCCGCCGCGCGGTGGCGGCGACGGCGCAGGCGCACTGGGTCTTCGTCTCCACGATCAGCGTGTACGCCGACAACGGGTCATCGGCCATGGAGCCGTTGCTGGACCCGGTCGAGGAGGACGTGGACCTCGCCGTCGACCCGGAGGCCTACGGCGGGATGAAGGTCGCATGCGAGCAGGCCGTACAGGCGACCGCCGACTCGGCGGTCGTCGCGCGCCCGGGCCTGATCGTCGGGCCCGGCGACCCGACCGGCCGCTTCGCCTACTGGCCGCAGCGCCTCGCCCGCGGCGGGGAGGTGCTGGCGCCCGGTCGTCCCGACGACGTGGTGCAGGTGATCGACGTGCGCGACCTCGCCGCCTGGCTGCTCGACCTCGCGGAGTCGCGTACGACCGGGACCTACGACGCCGTGGGCGATCCCGTGCCGCTCGGCGAGCTGCTCGCCCACACTGCTGCGGGCGTCGGTGCGGGCTACCCGCGGCTCACCTGGGTCGACTCGGAGTTCCTCGAGGCGCAGGGCGTCGTGCCCTGGATGGGCGAGGGCTCGCTGCCGCTGTGGCTGCCGCGCCCTGAGTACGACGGCATGCTGGCGCACGCCCCCGGCCCGGCCGTCGCGGCCGGGCTGCGGCCGCGACCACTGGCCGACACCGCGCCGGGCTGCCTGGACTCCCCGGTGACCGCGCTCTCGCCCGAGCGCGAGGCCGAGGTGCTGGCCGCCTGGCACGCCCGCTGA
- a CDS encoding carboxyl transferase domain-containing protein: MARLTAHDLIDLVLDEGSWSSWDTPPARDGISEAYAAELAEAAQRSGVDESVLTGEARLHGRRIGVLVGEFGFLAGSIGRAAADRIVAGIERATREGLPLVAAPVSGGTRMQEGTPAFVQMVRISAAVAAHRTAGLPYLVYLRHPTTGGVMASWGSLGHVTVAEPGALVGFLGPRVYEALYDRPFPEGVQTAENLYAHGIIDAVLPPEEIAEILDRALSTLMAAREGVAPVADPGQEDVPDVDTWDCVTRSRRPDRPGVRRLLRYAASEVVPLNGTGQGERDPGLLIVLARFGEAPCVFLGQDRRGQTTDHPLGPEALREARRGMRLASELGLPLVTVIDTQGAALSADAENGGLAGEIARSLADLVTLDAPTLCLMLGEGNGGGALALLPADRVVAAQHAWLSPLPPEGASAIVHRDLDHAAEMARAQQVRAIDLYRRGIVDRIVAERPDAADEPEAFCRRVGAVLEYELSSLIATGPGSPKRRTRRYV; this comes from the coding sequence ATGGCCCGCCTCACCGCACACGACCTGATCGACCTGGTCCTCGACGAGGGCTCGTGGTCCTCGTGGGACACCCCGCCCGCGCGCGACGGCATCAGCGAGGCGTACGCCGCGGAGCTCGCCGAGGCGGCGCAGAGGTCGGGCGTCGACGAGTCCGTCCTCACCGGCGAGGCGCGGCTGCACGGGCGGCGCATCGGCGTGCTGGTGGGCGAGTTCGGCTTCCTCGCCGGCTCGATCGGACGCGCGGCCGCCGACCGGATCGTCGCCGGGATCGAGCGCGCCACCCGCGAGGGGCTGCCGCTCGTCGCGGCACCCGTCAGCGGCGGGACCCGGATGCAGGAGGGCACACCGGCGTTCGTGCAGATGGTGCGCATCTCCGCCGCGGTCGCGGCGCACCGTACGGCCGGCCTGCCCTACCTCGTCTACCTGCGCCACCCCACCACCGGCGGCGTGATGGCCTCGTGGGGCTCGCTCGGGCACGTGACCGTCGCCGAGCCCGGGGCGCTCGTCGGCTTCCTCGGCCCGCGGGTCTACGAGGCGCTCTACGACCGCCCCTTCCCCGAGGGCGTGCAGACCGCGGAGAACCTCTACGCCCACGGCATCATCGACGCCGTCCTGCCGCCCGAGGAGATCGCCGAGATCCTCGACCGCGCGCTCAGCACCCTGATGGCGGCGCGCGAGGGCGTCGCGCCCGTCGCCGACCCCGGCCAGGAGGACGTGCCCGACGTCGACACCTGGGACTGCGTGACGCGGTCGCGCCGGCCGGACCGCCCGGGCGTACGCCGGCTGCTGCGCTACGCCGCCAGCGAGGTCGTGCCCCTCAACGGCACCGGGCAGGGCGAGCGCGACCCCGGGCTGCTCATCGTGCTCGCGCGGTTCGGCGAGGCGCCGTGCGTCTTCCTCGGGCAGGACCGGCGCGGCCAGACGACCGACCACCCCCTGGGGCCCGAGGCGCTGCGCGAGGCCCGCCGCGGGATGCGGCTCGCCTCCGAGCTCGGGCTGCCACTGGTGACCGTGATCGACACCCAGGGCGCCGCCCTGTCGGCGGACGCGGAGAACGGCGGCCTCGCCGGGGAGATCGCCCGGTCCCTCGCCGACCTCGTCACGCTGGACGCGCCGACGCTGTGCCTGATGCTCGGCGAGGGCAACGGCGGCGGGGCGCTGGCGCTGCTGCCGGCCGACCGGGTCGTGGCCGCCCAGCACGCGTGGCTCTCACCGCTGCCGCCCGAGGGCGCGTCGGCGATCGTGCACCGCGACCTCGACCACGCGGCGGAGATGGCCCGGGCCCAGCAGGTGCGGGCGATCGACCTCTACCGCCGGGGGATCGTCGACCGGATCGTGGCCGAGAGGCCCGACGCCGCCGACGAGCCGGAGGCGTTCTGCCGGCGCGTGGGGGCCGTGCTGGAGTACGAGCTCAGCTCGCTCATCGCCACCGGCCCGGGGTCGCCGAAGAGGCGGACGCGCCGCTACGTCTGA
- a CDS encoding M1 family metallopeptidase, with amino-acid sequence MSLRRAAATLAPGVSPAISLAISLALSLALSLALLAGCSGDAARPDGLEPPPSAMEPADGGAAGGASTTSVSAPVVTEPVEQDLDLAVSTPVEDSVYPDVGDPRVDALHYDLDLTWEPGPKRLTGRAVLTFRAARTAPRFQLDLGAPLAVEEATLDGEPVRVTRLGKDLVVRAPIEADQRYELALDYAGTPEPAPAPTTRSDFSTTGFTITPTGEVWTMQEPYGAYTWYPVNDQPADKALYDITVHAPPKWTGVANGELTALETDADGTTTSWQLDEPASSYLVTVAIGDYSHSSNTSAGGLRVDYWTPRGMTRPLDSIRTAAATVDWVETRLGDYPFDSLGLVVTASQSAMETQTMVTLGTNDYVLSPQVVAHEIVHQWYGDQVSPSDWRDVWLNEGMTMLLQWVYEHDHDIRPLRESLRNARAVDQQLRDQYGPPGAYDPDQFGGSNIYYTPALMWNELREDLGDEEFYRIARSWLTENDNTSVSRKQVYDHWEAETGLELSEFFDRWITGRRTPAPGVPSA; translated from the coding sequence ATGAGCCTGCGGCGCGCCGCCGCGACCCTCGCCCCGGGCGTGTCACCTGCCATCTCGCTGGCCATCTCGCTGGCCCTGTCGCTGGCCCTGTCGCTGGCCCTGCTGGCCGGCTGCTCCGGCGACGCCGCCCGTCCCGACGGGCTCGAGCCCCCGCCGTCGGCCATGGAACCCGCTGACGGGGGTGCGGCCGGCGGCGCCTCGACCACGTCCGTCTCCGCGCCGGTCGTCACCGAGCCGGTCGAGCAGGACCTCGACCTCGCCGTGTCGACGCCGGTCGAGGACAGCGTCTACCCCGACGTCGGCGACCCGCGCGTCGACGCCCTCCACTACGACCTCGACCTGACCTGGGAGCCGGGTCCGAAGCGCCTGACCGGCCGGGCGGTCCTCACCTTCCGCGCGGCCCGTACGGCGCCTCGGTTCCAGCTCGACCTCGGCGCTCCCCTCGCCGTCGAGGAGGCCACCCTGGACGGCGAGCCCGTCCGGGTCACGCGGCTCGGCAAGGACCTCGTGGTCCGGGCGCCGATCGAGGCGGACCAGCGCTACGAGCTCGCCCTCGACTACGCGGGCACCCCCGAGCCCGCACCCGCCCCCACCACGCGCAGCGACTTCTCCACCACCGGCTTCACCATCACCCCGACCGGCGAGGTGTGGACCATGCAGGAGCCGTACGGCGCCTACACGTGGTACCCCGTCAACGACCAGCCGGCCGACAAGGCGCTCTACGACATCACCGTCCACGCGCCACCGAAGTGGACCGGCGTCGCCAACGGCGAGCTCACCGCCCTCGAGACCGACGCGGACGGCACCACGACCTCGTGGCAGCTCGACGAGCCGGCCTCGTCCTACCTGGTCACCGTCGCCATCGGCGACTACTCCCACAGCAGCAACACCTCGGCCGGCGGCCTGCGCGTCGACTACTGGACGCCGCGCGGGATGACGCGCCCGCTCGACTCGATCCGGACCGCGGCCGCGACCGTGGACTGGGTCGAGACCCGGCTGGGCGACTACCCCTTCGACTCGCTCGGCCTCGTCGTCACCGCCTCGCAGAGCGCGATGGAGACCCAGACGATGGTCACGCTCGGCACCAACGACTACGTCCTCTCGCCACAGGTGGTCGCGCACGAGATCGTGCACCAGTGGTACGGCGACCAGGTCTCGCCGTCGGACTGGCGCGACGTCTGGCTCAACGAGGGCATGACGATGCTGCTGCAGTGGGTCTACGAGCACGACCACGACATCCGCCCGCTGCGCGAGAGCCTGCGCAACGCCCGCGCCGTCGACCAGCAGCTGCGCGACCAGTACGGCCCGCCAGGGGCGTACGACCCCGACCAGTTCGGCGGCTCGAACATCTACTACACGCCCGCGCTCATGTGGAACGAGCTGCGCGAGGACCTCGGCGACGAGGAGTTCTACCGGATCGCCCGGTCGTGGCTGACCGAGAACGACAACACCTCCGTCTCCCGCAAGCAGGTCTACGACCACTGGGAGGCCGAGACCGGGCTCGAGCTCTCGGAGTTCTTCGACCGCTGGATCACCGGTCGGCGGACCCCGGCGCCGGGCGTACCGTCCGCCTGA
- a CDS encoding RNA polymerase sigma factor, whose translation MSYSGDPGDALAPDDIDDLARRAREGDRDALETLLAAVRPRVLNICRGVLPYSGDAEDACQEAMLNVATKIGSWGGRGRFTTWLHIVSVNSARTTYRRLKNLATPTDFEDGAHDRPDPRTTSVIAGTRLDLLEAMDTIEQDHPQYVEPLLLRDVYGLPYDEIAALVGAPLGTVKAQIHHGRKLARPLLRGER comes from the coding sequence GTGAGCTATTCGGGGGACCCGGGCGACGCACTGGCGCCGGACGACATCGACGACCTGGCCCGCCGGGCGCGCGAGGGCGACCGCGACGCGCTCGAGACGCTGCTCGCGGCCGTGCGCCCGCGGGTGCTGAACATCTGTCGCGGCGTGCTCCCCTACTCCGGCGACGCCGAGGACGCCTGCCAGGAGGCGATGCTCAACGTCGCCACCAAGATCGGCTCGTGGGGCGGGCGCGGACGGTTCACGACCTGGCTGCACATCGTGTCCGTCAACAGTGCGCGCACGACCTACCGCCGCCTCAAGAACCTCGCCACCCCGACCGACTTCGAGGACGGCGCCCACGACCGTCCGGACCCGCGCACGACGAGCGTGATCGCCGGGACCCGGCTCGACCTGCTCGAGGCGATGGACACGATCGAGCAGGACCACCCCCAGTACGTCGAGCCGCTGCTGCTGCGCGACGTCTACGGCCTGCCCTACGACGAGATCGCCGCGCTGGTCGGCGCGCCGCTCGGCACCGTCAAGGCGCAGATCCACCACGGCCGCAAGCTGGCCCGGCCCCTCCTGCGCGGCGAACGATGA
- a CDS encoding serine/threonine-protein kinase, with protein sequence MSAPSRLGRYPVRRRIGSGAFATVWLAHDEHLDCPVAIKVLADNWTGDLHVRQRFVEEGRFLRKVESPHVVTVYDAGELEDERPYLVMAYADQGTLADRLELSGMSAAQSLAVVAQVGRGLSALHDRGVLHRDVKPANVLFRTVENARDPHVVAMLGDLGLGKAMDMSSRLTMVGGTPTYVAPEQALGEALDPRADQFSLAALSYYLLAGRQPFDHRSLAAAEAPAPPPPMGIDNPAAEAVVLRGLAKDREDRFEDVAAFTAALVEACGGEVEETPRAWIPVDPDLTTAARGPGGTASSDTAAASAEGAPAGSAADDVAGGRRRWPWIAAAVLALAAGTGAGWAAEQASTSEQELEDSRSTIYVTVPESWTAQVDPEPWTPPGGTAEQPSIAAGTRAGWNSEETPAPGVFVGILPGEKLPSRLPSHPECDGPSRGPIFDDRDGDDYMTTFSYDCQGLDVTVERVIRLNDNQLLWIQIRSDDLGTANRVLDSVTTSGV encoded by the coding sequence GTGTCCGCTCCCTCACGCCTCGGTCGGTACCCGGTGCGCCGTCGCATCGGGTCCGGGGCATTCGCGACCGTCTGGCTCGCCCACGACGAGCACCTCGACTGTCCGGTGGCGATCAAGGTCCTCGCGGACAACTGGACCGGTGACCTGCACGTCCGGCAGCGGTTCGTCGAGGAGGGCCGCTTCCTCCGCAAGGTCGAGTCGCCCCACGTCGTGACCGTCTACGACGCCGGTGAGCTGGAGGACGAGCGCCCCTACCTGGTGATGGCGTACGCCGACCAGGGCACGCTCGCCGATCGGCTCGAGCTGTCCGGCATGAGCGCGGCGCAGTCGCTCGCCGTCGTCGCGCAGGTCGGCCGCGGGCTCAGCGCCCTGCACGACCGGGGCGTGCTGCACCGTGACGTCAAGCCTGCCAACGTGCTCTTCCGCACGGTGGAGAACGCCCGCGACCCGCACGTCGTGGCGATGCTCGGCGACCTCGGCCTCGGCAAGGCGATGGACATGTCGTCGCGGCTGACCATGGTCGGCGGCACCCCGACGTACGTCGCCCCCGAGCAGGCGCTCGGCGAGGCGCTCGACCCGCGTGCCGACCAGTTCTCGCTGGCCGCGTTGAGCTACTACCTCCTCGCCGGCCGGCAGCCCTTCGACCACCGGAGCCTCGCCGCCGCCGAGGCCCCGGCGCCGCCACCGCCGATGGGGATCGACAACCCCGCGGCGGAGGCGGTGGTCCTGCGTGGTCTCGCCAAGGACCGCGAGGACCGGTTCGAGGACGTCGCGGCCTTCACGGCCGCCCTGGTCGAGGCGTGCGGCGGCGAGGTCGAGGAGACCCCGCGCGCGTGGATCCCGGTGGACCCCGACCTCACGACCGCGGCGCGCGGACCGGGCGGCACCGCCTCGTCCGACACGGCGGCCGCCAGCGCCGAGGGCGCCCCGGCCGGTTCGGCAGCCGACGACGTGGCGGGCGGCCGACGCCGGTGGCCGTGGATCGCCGCGGCCGTGCTCGCGCTGGCGGCCGGGACGGGGGCCGGCTGGGCCGCCGAGCAGGCCTCGACGTCCGAGCAGGAGCTCGAGGACTCCAGGAGCACGATCTACGTGACGGTCCCCGAGTCCTGGACCGCCCAGGTCGACCCGGAGCCGTGGACGCCCCCGGGCGGCACGGCCGAGCAACCGTCGATCGCGGCGGGCACCCGCGCCGGCTGGAACTCCGAGGAGACGCCGGCGCCGGGAGTCTTCGTCGGGATCCTTCCCGGCGAGAAGCTCCCTTCTCGCCTGCCGAGCCACCCGGAGTGCGACGGCCCCTCGCGCGGCCCGATCTTCGACGACCGGGACGGCGACGACTACATGACGACCTTCTCCTACGACTGCCAGGGCCTCGACGTCACGGTCGAGCGGGTGATCAGGCTCAACGACAACCAGCTGCTGTGGATCCAGATCCGCAGCGACGACCTCGGCACCGCCAACCGGGTGCTCGACTCCGTGACGACCTCCGGCGTCTGA